The genomic window TGCACCTGGTACTGGTGCTGCGCCGTTACAACGACTACTACGCGCACATCCTCAGTAGGCTCGGCAGTGTGCCATTTGGGCAAAATGCGATCGTGCTTCCGCCGTTGTCCGAGCTAGACAGGGGTGTCTTGCGCGAGCTGATCGAGACTGCCTGGCAGGATCGCACGCGAGCCGATTGAGGTATTGACTTTAGGGTCACTCGGGCGTACTCTTTTGCCCGAAAGTTAGGCAAGGGTGCCCTAACAAAAGTGACTGTAGAAAGATGTTGTCCTCATGAAGACTAGAGATTTCATCAATATTGGCGTATTTTCGGCGATCTACTTCATCATCGTTTTTGCCTGCGGGATGCTCGGAATCATAAACCCGCCCATGATGTTCGTCGGATACGCGCTTGGGATCATCGCCAACGGGGCAGTCATCTTCCTCTTCAAGGCACGCGTGCCAAAAATTGGCGCGTTGGCCATCTGCGGGTTGTTGGTCAGCGCGATGATGCTGCTGACCGGTCACCCCTGGATCGTTATGGTACTGGCTCCGCTCTTGGGCCTTGCAGCCGACTTCCTCTTCGCCAAGAAGACCGTGGTGTCCAAGGTGTTCGGATACGCGGTTATGTCCCTGTGGTACGTCACGCCCTGGTTCCCCGTTTTCGTTGACGTCCAGGGCTACTACAACTACATCGCCGAGTCGATGGGCACGGCGTATGCAGATTCTATGCGTTGGTTCCTCTCGCCGTGGATGATCGTCGGCTGGGGCGTTGCGGTCTTCATCATCGGCCTGATCGGCGGCGTGTTCGGCAACTCGGTGCTCAATAGGCACTTCCGTAAAGCCGGAATCGCTAAGTG from Trueperella pyogenes includes these protein-coding regions:
- a CDS encoding MptD family putative ECF transporter S component; this translates as MKTRDFINIGVFSAIYFIIVFACGMLGIINPPMMFVGYALGIIANGAVIFLFKARVPKIGALAICGLLVSAMMLLTGHPWIVMVLAPLLGLAADFLFAKKTVVSKVFGYAVMSLWYVTPWFPVFVDVQGYYNYIAESMGTAYADSMRWFLSPWMIVGWGVAVFIIGLIGGVFGNSVLNRHFRKAGIAK